Genomic DNA from Magnolia sinica isolate HGM2019 chromosome 4, MsV1, whole genome shotgun sequence:
catttcgcggtcaattcctttcactccacggtcagttgcatgcatttcgcggtcaattcgcttcaaatcatgatcattcccatgcatttccctgtcatcccaaacaattccgtgttgattcacggtcgtttcgaggcatttcacggtcaattcccttcactgcacggtcagttgcatgcatttcgcggtcaaatcgcttcaaaccatgatcattcccatgtacttcacggtcgtcccaaacaattccgtgttgattcacggtcgtttcgaggcatttcgcagtcaattcacttcacggtcatttgcatgcatttcgcgatcaattcgcttcaaaccatgatcattcccatgcatttcacggtcgtcccaaacaattccgtgttgattcacggtcgtttcgaggcatttcgcggttaattcccttcacttgacgatcatttgcatgcatttacggtcaaatcacttcaaaccatgatcgttcccatgcattttacggtcgtcccaaacaattccatgttgattcatggtcatttcgaggcatttcgcggtcaattcccttcacttcacggtcagttgctgcatttcgcgctcaaatcgctttaaaccatgatcattcccatgcatttcacggtcgtcctaaacaatttcgtgttgattcacgatcgtttcgaggcatgtcgcggtcaattcccttcacttcacggtcatttgcatgcatttcgcgctcaaatcgcatcaattcatgatcattcccttgcatggaaacgaccgtaaagtgaagggaattgaccgccaaatgcctcaaaacgaccaaacacggaattgtttgggatgatcgtgaagtgcatgggaatgatcatggtttgaagcaatttgagcgcgaaatgcatgcaaatgatcgtgaagtgaagggaattgaccgcgaaatgcctcgaaacgaccgtgaatcaacacgaaatagtttgggatgaccgtgaaatgcatagaattgtccgtgaagtggagggaattgacggtggaatgcatggaaatgaccacgaactgattgaaattgaccgcaaagtgaatgaaatggattttcgaccatcgacctgatggaatcttagaaaataactaggttagttggctaaagtatcttctcctaccccaaaatcatatagggtacatcaagtaactaattttggtttataagatatttttGTTggatgaatagagaaataaatgaaaaaaagagagaattttttttatatgcttatatatacatatttatataaatatgtattagagaaaattgtaggtagaataaagttctccatgtaaaaaataaaaactaaaaaataaaaaataaaaaaatttgcatagacttttacggactacagttatggctacagctataatctgtagctatatcttcgatacatatcgaatacacttcgattaatcgaaaattgcaggattttttatgcaaagttgctggacagttttgggccttttccgattaatcgaaagacattcgatatatcgaagtatatatcgaaagaccttcgatgtatggtagaggacatattgaaaaagcattggctgcggttatcgctacggttataatccgtagccaaagataccagctcttttttttttttccgttgtaatccccaccgcctttgtgggtccttttatgaggtatgtgttatatccaaaccgtccatctattttgcgaactcgtactaacgcttgggaagaaaaataagacaaatttagctatcaagtggaccacactgtaaaaggcagtggaagattgaacgtctaccattgaaacccttttaggggtcccagaagttttggaccattacaaaatttgtttttcctcttcatccaggtctttgtgacattatgaatatattggatggaaaataaatgttatggtgggccctataaaatttttaacggttaaaatcaattttcctgttgctcttagtggtgtggtccagttgatctttggaaaggatattttttttttgataatgctccgaaatgatctcgaactatggatgaacgctgtggatataataaatacgtaactgtggggcccatgtaactctgatatcttttgaacggaaacggattggctactccccctgacacaagctaatggctggtggtcggtgctttgtgggccccaccatgatgtatgtgtttcatccatgctgtccatctatttttacggatcattttacagcatgagaccaaaaatgaggtatatcccaatctcaactggaccacattacacgaaacagtgttgaatgattttcgaccattaaaaacattttggggtcataaaagctttggatcaagctgatttttgtttttttcccttcatctgggcctgcatgacctaatcaacagattggatatgaaataaaaagtacagtgggccttaggaggattttaatggtggatatccaattactattgttttcatatggtgtggatCACGTGAGACTTATATACCgctaattttttagatcaagcagtaaaatgattttttaaaaaggatgaacggaatggatgaaaaacatacatcatcgtagagcccacagagcaccgaccaccagccacggggctggttgcagggggagtagccaatccgtttcccttttgaaccgttcgtacaactcggagttcgaggagtgtcagcgcttgtcttcgagcgccacatatccgcttgaaggaacaagcaggggcattttcgacctttggcaagccttccgtacagctcgggcgtattctcgcaaaggaaaatgaggtgggcgttctttcctaaatgggccataaatgggtcgtacagtcgcaaatttctctaaAAGTAATAAGTAACCACCTATAGATTCCTGTGGCAAGTCCCACCTTGGTTTTTTATGATATGAGTTTTGGATACGCTTTCATTGTGACGAGGAACAACGTCTGAATGGATCGGATGGCATACAAAAGCCATGGTGAGCTCTACACCAAACTAACGGTGGACATCTCATTCCATCTTTTCCTAAGGTGTGGCTTACCTGAGTCCTTTAAGGTCATGATTTTCGGATTGCAAGTTAAATGTGAGGCAACAGACCTGATGGCCGGGTTGGATCTCATGAAAATTTTCGTAAGGTATGCCACACGTTCAGAAAAGTTAGGATGAAATGTCCACCGTTTAGTCTTGTGCAGAGCCCACCGTCGTGTTTGTCTGCCATCCTATCCACTCAGATGAAAGGCGTGACATACCAAGTATAATGTTACGGTTTTGGCCCACCTGACTGTTAAATGAGCCCATTTTTCAGGATCAAGGCTAAGGATGAGGTAATTcctctaatggacggtgtggagcccATGAAGGTTACCCATCGTTTTCCTCGATCCGCGAGGTACGGTAGCCCGGCTCTTTTTCTCGCGAGGCACATACATTTCTGTGTCCGTCAAGCATACAGACAACATtccagaaaaaaaggaaaaaataaaataaaatctagaaaGGCGTTCGGACAAACAAACCAAATGAAGACCAGCGCCGACACCTTGGATTTCCTcaactctccttctctctattaACAAGAAGACAACTGcagtcgaaaaaaaaaaatacaaacagcGCTGCAGAACCATCGAATCCAACCTTCTCTCTCATCTACAGCCGTATCTCTTTGAAATAATACTCCCGCACTGTTATTTATCTCCTCATGGGTCGATCCTCCACATCCACGTCAGCTCCCGATGCATCTTCCTCATCTCCTCTATCTCCATAAGCCACGGTCCGTCGAGATGGACCCGAAGCAGCAGCAGCGCCGGAAGCAGCCAAGGCTCGACCGTCGGAACGCCGTTAAGAACATCGACTACGACGCCGTCTCCTCTCTGTCTCCCGAGTCGTCTGCTCTCCGGACCCGATCCCTCGATCTACCCCATTACACCGGCCAGACCAGCTTCCGCATCGAAGGCGTCGAAGGGGAATTCGATCTCCTCTGCCGCAATCTCGGTCTCTCCGGTCCCGAGGATTTCGCTATCCCGACCGCCGCTTGGGAGGCGCGCAAGGCCCGATCGTCGTCCGACCTTTTCCCGCGGTCGCGGCTGCAGGATGTGGCTAGCGCTAATTCGGCGGAGCCTGAGGGGAAGCGCGGTGAAGAGGAATTGGTAGCTGATTTTAgggctagggttagggttggggATGAAGCTTCATCGGGTGGGATTAGAGGGGTCCGGCCGCCTGTTCTCTCCCCTCCGCCAGCAATGTCGCGCCCTGTTGTTGACATGTCTTGCTCGACTTGGGATATCTTGAGGTCGCTTGCGCCTGACGATGATGGAGCTTCTTCATTGCCGGTTCGGTATAGGTCCGAGGATGAGGAGAACGGAGAGGATGAGGAGAGTGGAGAGAATGAGGAGGTCGATGGAGCGGTTGGTGGAGGGGATGAAGGGAGGGGGGTTAGATTAGGTGAGACGGCAGATCTTACAGGGTCATGCTCGTTCTCGACATCGAATGATGATGATTCGTCCAGCACAACAACGGAAGCCATGTTTGTGATTTCTCCGGATGGGAAATTCAAGCGGAATATCAAGTCATGGATACGTGGTGGGCTTCTTGGTAGCGGGTCATTTGGGACAGTCTATGAAGGGATCAGCGAGTAAGTAAGAATATCTGCGGGAATTGTTTCAATTCATCTTCTCGTTGACTCAAATTGTGTTTTTATTGTTTGCATTCCTTTTCCGGATTCGTTAAGTCAGCTTCTCACAGGAATCTTCTTGTTGGGAAGGTTTTTACCTGCCATTTCGGTTGTGCTACTCTCTGGTCTCTGAGATGTTTACAGTATGCTGTTTTTAATGCTTTAGAAGTCATGCTATAAGCCTCATTTCTCAATTTTTTGAGGCGGATTGGAATTCCTGTATTACTTTTTTGCAGGAATGATTGGACGTGGCCCAGGTAAGTGGGGAGTTGAATGCTGTTAGAAATATGTAGCCTTACTATTTGTATACAAGGGATGATTTGATCCTGTTTTGCTTTGAGCAAGCAGAGTGAGTAGAGTGATTGCATGCATGTGAAAATTCTTGGATTCTGTGAGTAGTAATGAAGCAAGGATTTTGCCAATGATGATTGGTGGATTCACTCAGTCATATAGTCAAGACATGGATTATGAGTTGATTGGGTTATTTTCTTACCATTTTGAGTGGGATGAACTCTTTGAATGCCCTTTTCAAAGAGCTATCTCTGAACCGGCCTTGGATCATTCTCCAATTATGCTTGAAACCAAGAAGGTAAAATAAGGTTCTTTATCTATCTGTTTTGAGACTCTGATTGTAAGTGCCCACATTCAAGAAGTTGGTTGATGAATGGTGGAATGCCTTTGAAGCTGAGGGTTCTAAAGGTTTTAAGCTCATATTTAAgttgaaagaaataaaaataaataaattcagggAATGGAATAGAAGTACTTCTGGCTCTGTCATGGCCAAGAAGGAAATATTCTTAATTATATCCAACTGCTGGGCAAAAAGAAAGGGAGATTCCAATGAATAATGAGTGGATGTTTGAGGAAGTGACTTTTAAGATGTGTTAATATGGTAAGAAGTTAGTTGAAGATAGAAATAAAGATTTTTGCCATTTGGCTAATGCAAGTAGAAATAGACATTTGATTAGGAGTATCGAGAAAGGATTACAGTGAAGGATACAGGTATCACTGCAGATGCTTTCATTGATCagttcgatttttattttttatttttatttttttgtgaggaGTGGATACCTTTGTTAGGTAGCCTGGTTTTGAATATGGTTCCCAAGAGGAAAAAGAATGGTTGGGAGAGAAATCTTGAATGAGAGGGTGTGACGGAGGGTCACCCATTTGTTTGTTTCTCATTGCCCCTGCTTTGGCTTTTGATGGTTGCTTTCATATAGATTAATCTGTAGAAACAGGTTAATTGTTGCATTttccaagaaaataaagaaaataagttCTTGAGCTAGAGAAGGATAAAGCTccggttgagatgggttttcaatatCAAAGTAGCTGGGAATTTCTCAAGGTGGTGGTGGAAGTCTTGAAAGAATTTCATGGGAAGGATTGTGTTAGTAAGGGTATGAATGCAACCTCTAATTATAAAGAAAGGAGCTTTGGAAGTAGAGGATTTTCCTATTATCTTTTTTAAAACTTCCACAAAGTTTTGTTGGAGATTCTATATCTTATGGAATGAAAGTTATTGGGTTCATTCCCTCTCCATCTGAAGCTCGACGGGGTAAATTTATCTAGATTGAAAAAAGCGGTTCTTcattgtgtctaagtggttttggGCCATGCCTTAGGGTGCATTTATCTAAAAGCATggtattgtttgatgaaataggGCTGATGAACTTGTCAAGATCTTTTTAGGTGTAACGTGGTATCATTTCATATCCATTACCATGATCCACCTTGGGTTTTGGGATTCCTTTGGAAGCCCTTGGGGACCTTGCCCTACTTGAATCTGGtttcgagttttttttttcccctctttatTTTACATCGTACTTAAATTTGCTCCAAGCATTGAATTCCTGAAAAGAGAAGATTTGATGTCTCCGATCATTAAGTCACAATGCTCCTGAAAGAGTCTCTTTCTATCATTGTCCTAAGTATCGGCTTATACATAAGTTATCAACATCTTGAATATCATGGGTCCCCAATGTTGGGAGGCgcagaaggtgagccctcaagatctgacggtctacatgagttttggaaccctcacaaagcagaagattaatGCTCCaatggcccgcctatctactactggagcagatggatctattcacacctttGATCCTACAATATAGATGGCCCCGGAtcacgatctatggattagatcgtcccaaggacaagccaaaatggacaaaTTATAGTGCACACTATATATCTCTGTATACCCACGGTATTTCTAATGATCTGTTTTACGAAAGAGTCTCTtcctttttataggaaagaaCTCGAGATAAGATGAGACCAGAAAATCTAATCTTCTCCGTATCTCtcattcaaatttgaatttgaacCCTTTCTCATAACGGAAGAAGAAGCCtaaacttgtgggacccacccactagtgattgctcaccagtgggccccactggcctaggtCCAACACCCAATACAATAGTTGCAGCTCAATTGGAGGGTCCAAGAATCACGCCTAATCAGTTGCCATGCATTGATATGACTAATAGATGCACTCAATTGGAGGGTCCAAGAATCATGCCTAATTAGTTGCCATGCATTGATATGACTAATAGATGCACTTAATGCTCCTtgctctttccttctctctctctctctctctctctctctctctctctctcggggtTCTAAGGGGATTTGGAGGTTTTCAACTATTACATACTAGATTTGAGCAACGAGGCATACATTGTTCCTTTTCACTTCTCTTGgtagattttcatttatttcaccaaaataaaataaactgtaCAATCGCAATTCATGCTTGTTTCAAGtgagattttcttatttttgcaTGACCTTAATAATTTGGGTCTATTTTCATTCTATTTGTGGGATTCCCATTTTCGTTCTTTATTTTCTTCACTTATATTTGGCAcctcatattatatataatttgacTAAAGCTTAGATCTATAGATCTATATAAGAAGGCacttattttggatttttaaggatacacacacacacacatatatatctagggagagagagagagagagagagagagagagagagagagagagagagagagaggaatgctctcACCTGCACACTAGTTCTCacaagttctcgtgagaacttttttagaactcatcaccTGTGATATGaccccaaaatctgaacggtgcatgtgatgcagcaccccatgaaacccccagggcccaactttcaccctgatccaaaactttggtgggccattgccAAAGGAAacggtttcctcccttgatttgcctctctctttTGTCATGGCCAACCAAAGTTTTGGACAAGAGTAAAAGTTGGGTcgtgggggtttcatggggtgctacatcacatGGACGTTCATATTTTGGGGTCATATCGCAggtgatgagttctgaaaaagttttcacgagaacttgtgagaactgggcattcctctctctctctctctctatatatatatatatattgctattttctatttgtttctatatttatttttgttcatAATTATGGTATGACTAGTCATGTTAGAGGCCTAGATCTATGTAGTTATGCTTAGGTATATGTAATTAAGCATTTGTTggcctttttattttttggtataaTTATATGATGATTGTTTATGTGACATGATGAGGATGACTTTATGTTCAGGAGCCCCCTCGACCTTCAACGTTGCATTGACCAAGTATCGCAGACTATTAAGTATTAATCTTATATTATAGTTATTAGGTATTGATTAATATCAACAATATGATTCATCTCGCTACTGTTGCCCCATGGTCTGTAGAGTAAAATCAATAGACTATTAGAGTATAGACCTGTATAATTGTGCACTTGTGGAGCTGTAGGCTTGTAGCGGTGCATTGGAAGGCACCTTTAATTGCAGTTACTATGCAATTTAGTACCATTTAAGTTTCGAGGATGTAATAAGTAATAACATTGACTTGAAATGCCATTTAGGCCCTTGCAACATGAATTATTGCCAGTTTCTATGCCAATTAGAAACTAGAATTGCAAGCTGAAAAGTGGCTGGGTTCTTATGTTGTTGACTAATTAGGATCATCACATCAAAGTAGTTCTTTTGAGGCGTGGCCCCGTGGGCAATCAATGGTAGGCCTCCCCATATGATTGATGATGcacaccttttttttctttttttcaagtaCTGATGATGCAAATGCTACCTTAAGTATGCCTTAATTGAATTGACCATTTTTCTTGGCTAGTGATTAGATGGTTCGGATTGtctaatcaaagtgatttttcaGAAGCACCACTCAATCTAGGTGGGGCCTCCATGATAGGTGGTTTAGACCaatgatcaggccttctctaaaTTTCTAATGCAACTAATATGGACTACCCATTTTATCGGCCATTGACTGTATGGTTAGAATAACCCACTCAAAGAGATCGTTGGGAGTTATGGTCAATCAAATGTGAGGTTGATTCAATAGATGGCCCAAGTCAATGATCAAAACTTTTTTAGCACGATCAATCTGGACTTCCATGTTCTtggtcattgatcaaatggttgtaATCACTCTATTGAAGTGTTTCTTGAGATTTATGGTTAATCAAAGGTGCATGCTACATGATAGACGATCCAAACCATCGAGCAAACCTTTTCCACTACAATCActttgggccatccattttccctGCTATTGATCAGATGTTTATAATCACCAGATCAAAGTGACTATGGAGAGTTGTAGCCAATTGAAGGCAGGgtcattcattttcaacatagttaatatggaccattcattttcttagctattgatcaaatggttagaatcatctaaTCAAAGAACTTGAAAGTTATGCTCAATTAAAGGCGGGCCTTCTTGATATAGGATGTCCAGATCAATGATTAAATCCTCTTTCTAGTatatcaatctgaactgtccattttctCAGCTATCGATTGAATGGTTAGAATCACAAGATCTAAGTGGTTTTGGGGAGTCATGTTCTAGCCAATGTCGGGccatgatagatggtccagatcaatgatcagattatttttatgtaattgatgtggatcatccattttcCCGACCGTTGATCGGATGTTTAGAATCACCCGAGTAGAATCATCCTTGAGAGTTATGGGCATAGATGATagggtctagatcaatgatcagaGCATTTCAGTATAATCAATCTTGACAATCTATTTCCTAGCAATTGATCGGATGATTGGAATCACCCGATCAAGGTGAATCTTGAGATTCATTGTCAATCAAATGTGGGGCttatatgatggacggtctacaTCAGTAATAAGACATTTCCAATGTGATGAATATAGGCTATTCATTTCCTATGCATTAATCAGATGGCTGGAATGTTATGCTCAAAGTGATTCTTGAGGGGCTTCGGCaatctgtggtgggtccacatgaatGATGGTGAGATCAGTGATCAAATGTTTTCTAGCATAATTGATCTTAATAATCCATTTTAttggccattgatcagat
This window encodes:
- the LOC131242532 gene encoding mitogen-activated protein kinase kinase kinase 1-like, giving the protein MHLPHLLYLHKPRSVEMDPKQQQRRKQPRLDRRNAVKNIDYDAVSSLSPESSALRTRSLDLPHYTGQTSFRIEGVEGEFDLLCRNLGLSGPEDFAIPTAAWEARKARSSSDLFPRSRLQDVASANSAEPEGKRGEEELVADFRARVRVGDEASSGGIRGVRPPVLSPPPAMSRPVVDMSCSTWDILRSLAPDDDGASSLPVRYRSEDEENGEDEESGENEEVDGAVGGGDEGRGVRLGETADLTGSCSFSTSNDDDSSSTTTEAMFVISPDGKFKRNIKSWIRGGLLGSGSFGTVYEGISDDGFFFAVKEVSLLDQGSQAQQCILQLEQEIALLSQFEHENIVQYLGTDKEEAKLYIFLELVTQGSLARLYEKYHLRDSQVSAYTRQILSGLKYLHDRNVMHRDIKCANILVDASGSVKLADFGLAKETSKLNMLKSCKGSAFWMAPEVVNPRKTYGLAADIWSLGCSVLEMLTRTHPYSQFEWMQALYRIGHGEPPPVPNSLSREARDFIQQCLQVEPEDRPSASELLDHPFVRRPLPTSMGPVSPHNNKRA